One region of Magnetococcales bacterium genomic DNA includes:
- a CDS encoding twin-arginine translocation signal domain-containing protein produces MSTQGSDPSREASNAMAPDADPEVNDPGCGKKESRGAVGTGNQSRRAFLGGIGALGLAGVATTVTPGGVSQGPVERELKEADFYAPHDLAG; encoded by the coding sequence ATGAGCACCCAAGGGAGTGATCCAAGTCGGGAGGCATCCAACGCGATGGCACCGGATGCTGATCCAGAGGTTAACGATCCAGGCTGCGGGAAAAAAGAGTCTCGGGGAGCGGTTGGAACCGGGAATCAATCCCGCCGCGCCTTTTTGGGGGGAATCGGGGCTTTGGGATTGGCTGGTGTCGCCACCACGGTGACCCCTGGTGGGGTGAGCCAGGGGCCTGTGGAGCGGGAGCTGAAGGAAGCTGATTTTTATGCCCCCCACGATCTGGCGGGATAG